A genomic stretch from Arthrobacter sp. KBS0702 includes:
- a CDS encoding NAD(P)-dependent oxidoreductase, whose translation MNYQVTVLGLGAMGLPMATRLASQLTVHGFDIAEPRLRLAEDAGVRTFASARAAAEGADALLLAVRNGEQLDDVLFGDNGVAPVLKPGAVVILGSTVGTDAIPATVARLAEYGVSLVDAPLSGGPQRAGEGDLLIVVGAEPQALEAARPVLELLASTLTIVGDKPGDGQALKTVNQLLCGIHIAAAAEAMALADALGLDQAKTLAALEAGAAGSFMLSNRGPRILQAYAESGAEVLSRLDIFVKDMGIVGKATRAAGLAAPVAAAAEQLYLLGQAQGLAAADDSAVIKVVAPTRRTA comes from the coding sequence ATGAACTACCAAGTCACCGTCCTCGGTCTGGGCGCCATGGGACTGCCCATGGCCACCCGCCTGGCCTCCCAGCTGACCGTCCACGGCTTCGACATCGCCGAGCCGCGCCTGCGCCTCGCCGAAGACGCCGGGGTCCGGACCTTCGCCTCCGCCCGTGCGGCAGCGGAGGGGGCCGACGCGCTGCTCCTGGCGGTGCGCAACGGCGAGCAGCTCGACGACGTCCTCTTCGGCGACAACGGGGTCGCCCCGGTGCTCAAGCCTGGCGCCGTCGTCATCCTCGGCAGCACCGTCGGCACCGACGCCATCCCCGCCACCGTTGCCCGGCTCGCCGAATACGGCGTCTCCCTCGTTGACGCGCCCCTCTCGGGCGGACCCCAGCGTGCCGGCGAAGGCGATCTGCTGATCGTCGTCGGTGCCGAGCCGCAGGCGCTGGAAGCGGCCCGGCCCGTTCTGGAACTGCTCGCCTCCACCCTGACCATCGTGGGGGACAAACCCGGTGACGGCCAGGCGCTCAAGACCGTCAACCAGCTGCTCTGCGGGATCCACATCGCCGCCGCGGCCGAGGCGATGGCGCTCGCGGACGCCCTCGGCCTGGACCAGGCCAAGACGCTGGCGGCCCTGGAAGCCGGCGCCGCCGGGTCCTTTATGCTTTCGAACCGCGGTCCCCGCATCCTTCAGGCCTACGCGGAAAGCGGCGCTGAAGTCCTCAGCCGCCTTGACATCTTCGTCAAGGACATGGGAATCGTCGGCAAGGCGACGCGGGCGGCCGGACTCGCCGCGCCGGTGGCCGCCGCCGCCGAACAGCTGTACCTGCTGGGCCAGGCCCAGGGGCTCGCTGCCGCCGATGACTCCGCGGTCATCAAGGTTGTCGCCCCCACCAGGCGCACCGCCTAA
- a CDS encoding GNAT family N-acetyltransferase — translation MTENSVGTEDTFAPDVSTTRNDALHRYELHVGGKLAVQARYIDRPGHVDFIHTETAEEFAGQGLAGVLAHFALDDVVASGKRIIPHCPYIYRYLRKHDAYNQCIDWPEQEPAGA, via the coding sequence ATGACGGAGAACTCGGTAGGCACTGAAGACACGTTCGCTCCGGACGTCTCCACCACCCGCAATGATGCCCTGCACCGCTATGAACTGCATGTCGGCGGCAAGCTCGCGGTCCAGGCGCGCTACATCGACCGGCCCGGGCATGTGGACTTCATCCACACCGAAACGGCCGAAGAGTTCGCGGGCCAGGGGCTCGCCGGGGTGCTCGCACACTTCGCCCTGGACGACGTTGTTGCGTCGGGGAAGCGGATCATTCCGCACTGCCCGTACATCTACCGCTATCTGCGCAAACACGACGCCTACAATCAGTGCATCGACTGGCCGGAACAGGAACCTGCCGGGGCCTGA
- a CDS encoding GNAT family N-acetyltransferase: MDYTIRHATADDADALVRMHTLAHEQCYASQLPAAFFEARRASILERAERRRPHLAGAEPRMIAVDANGDIVGFADAGPGRDADRPGELELYSLYTLNHAYGSGLGAALLASALGDSPAYLWVLEDNPRARAFYAKHGFQPDGERRLLPPEWYELPELRLARPGAASPKAAK, from the coding sequence ATGGATTACACGATTCGCCACGCGACTGCCGACGATGCGGATGCCCTAGTCCGGATGCACACCCTCGCCCATGAGCAGTGCTACGCGTCCCAGCTGCCCGCGGCGTTCTTTGAAGCCCGGCGCGCCAGCATCCTTGAGCGGGCGGAACGGCGCCGGCCCCACCTGGCCGGTGCCGAGCCTCGGATGATCGCCGTGGATGCAAACGGGGACATCGTTGGGTTCGCGGACGCCGGCCCGGGGCGGGACGCGGACCGGCCCGGGGAATTGGAGCTGTATTCGCTCTACACGCTGAACCACGCCTACGGCAGCGGGCTCGGAGCCGCCCTGCTGGCGTCGGCCCTCGGCGACTCCCCCGCCTACCTGTGGGTGCTCGAAGACAACCCCCGGGCCCGTGCCTTCTACGCCAAGCACGGGTTCCAGCCCGATGGGGAACGCAGGCTGCTGCCGCCCGAGTGGTACGAGCTGCCCGAACTACGCCTGGCGCGGCCGGGCGCGGCCAGCCCGAAAGCGGCCAAATAG
- a CDS encoding FUSC family protein encodes MQSLLRHVRVLHRLGPANRDHVSALRVAVSVAGPSLTLLAAGRPDLIIYAVFGALTGMYGRSEPHQLRLKHQLQAALVLLGGLGVGVLLSVNQLHSWTLVAVESFLAAAGSLFADKVGLKPNGPFFGILALGACASIPTPGPWPLALLVGAGSAAFSIAVGFGGWVRGRVWERGAERAVPPLRGIRRRAAWIHAARYFAAVAAAGSIGVVSGSGHPHWAMAAAAVPLAGADLPSSVYRGVHRIVGTLLGLVVVAVVLFPWAWSPLRLFPGHETAVLAVLVIVLQFTTELFMARHYGLAMVSFTPVILLMTQLAFPADPGLLVAERAVETLLGACIGIAVVGLIRRRRPSAATAGA; translated from the coding sequence ATGCAGTCCCTGCTGCGGCACGTCCGCGTGCTGCACCGCCTTGGACCGGCAAACCGCGACCATGTCTCGGCGCTGCGCGTTGCCGTCAGTGTGGCCGGGCCTTCGCTGACGCTGCTCGCGGCCGGACGGCCCGACCTGATTATCTACGCCGTGTTCGGCGCCCTCACCGGAATGTACGGCCGTTCCGAACCCCACCAGCTCCGGCTCAAGCACCAGCTGCAGGCGGCCCTGGTCCTGCTCGGCGGGCTGGGCGTCGGCGTCCTCCTCTCGGTCAACCAGCTCCACTCCTGGACGCTCGTCGCCGTGGAGTCGTTCCTGGCCGCCGCGGGGTCCTTGTTCGCGGACAAGGTGGGGTTGAAACCCAACGGTCCGTTCTTCGGGATCCTCGCCCTCGGCGCGTGCGCCTCCATCCCCACCCCGGGCCCATGGCCGCTGGCGCTGCTGGTCGGTGCGGGATCGGCTGCCTTCTCCATCGCGGTCGGCTTTGGCGGCTGGGTCCGGGGCCGGGTGTGGGAACGCGGCGCGGAGCGTGCAGTGCCGCCGTTGCGCGGGATCCGCCGTCGTGCCGCCTGGATCCACGCGGCACGGTATTTCGCAGCGGTCGCTGCGGCCGGCAGCATCGGGGTGGTGAGCGGCAGCGGACACCCGCACTGGGCGATGGCCGCGGCTGCCGTTCCGCTGGCAGGGGCGGACCTGCCAAGCAGCGTCTACCGCGGGGTGCACCGGATTGTCGGCACCCTGCTGGGCCTGGTGGTGGTGGCCGTGGTGCTGTTCCCCTGGGCGTGGTCGCCGCTGCGGCTATTCCCCGGCCACGAGACGGCCGTCCTGGCCGTCCTGGTGATCGTCCTGCAGTTCACCACCGAGCTCTTTATGGCCCGGCACTACGGGCTTGCGATGGTGTCGTTCACGCCCGTCATTCTGCTGATGACGCAGCTGGCTTTCCCGGCCGACCCGGGTCTCCTGGTGGCGGAGCGGGCGGTCGAGACCCTGCTCGGCGCCTGCATCGGGATCGCCGTCGTGGGCCTGATCCGGCGCCGCCGCCCGTCCGCTGCGACAGCTGGCGCGTAG
- a CDS encoding GntP family transporter has translation MNPLLNSLMVRAADAPVIKPAVELGTPLLLTIAVAGVALLLLMIIRFKIQAFVALLTVSVLVAVAAQIPLKDVFTVVANGVGSTMGKVALLIALGAILGRMIEVSGGVQSLADHFTARLGARRVAVALTAVGFLVAIPVFFEVGIIVLVPIVYAFAKIANVHPVKFGLPMAGIMLAIHVAVPPHPGIVAGAGVLGADIGLIALISLVICVPLGFLSYFVASIMNRKDYELLPSVKAQVDEFGSASLVRVGHDGPGSKALAAPRPGLIIFLIATPIALILLGTVGTLVIDKNSFWYGVASFVGTPVFALLVAVALCFFLLAVRRQWSLTETGEIFEGALPPIASILMVVAAGGVFGSVLQVSGIGKALSESLDTLGVPLLLLGFIISLALRAAQGSATVAIVTTAGLLSSALAGGGYTPAQIAVIVIAIGFGSLGLSHVTDAGFWVVVRYYGLSVADGLKTWTVLTTVLGLAGFALTFVAWILVGGLSA, from the coding sequence ATGAATCCCCTGCTCAATTCCCTGATGGTGCGCGCGGCCGACGCGCCCGTCATCAAGCCGGCCGTGGAGCTGGGAACTCCGCTGCTGCTCACCATCGCGGTCGCCGGCGTCGCCCTGCTGCTGCTGATGATTATCCGGTTCAAGATCCAGGCCTTCGTGGCCCTGCTGACCGTCAGTGTCCTGGTGGCCGTGGCCGCGCAGATCCCGCTCAAAGACGTCTTCACCGTGGTGGCCAACGGCGTGGGAAGCACCATGGGCAAGGTGGCGTTGCTGATCGCCCTCGGCGCGATCCTTGGCCGGATGATCGAGGTCTCCGGCGGCGTGCAGTCGCTGGCCGACCACTTCACTGCCAGGCTCGGTGCCCGGCGGGTGGCCGTGGCCCTCACCGCCGTCGGCTTCCTCGTCGCGATCCCGGTGTTCTTCGAAGTCGGCATCATCGTCCTGGTGCCGATCGTCTACGCCTTCGCCAAGATCGCCAACGTCCATCCGGTGAAGTTCGGCCTGCCCATGGCCGGCATCATGCTGGCCATCCACGTGGCCGTTCCCCCGCACCCCGGGATCGTTGCCGGCGCCGGCGTGCTCGGGGCCGACATCGGACTGATCGCGCTGATCTCGCTGGTGATCTGTGTGCCGCTCGGCTTCCTGTCCTACTTTGTGGCATCCATCATGAACCGCAAGGACTACGAGCTCCTGCCCTCCGTCAAGGCCCAGGTGGATGAGTTCGGCTCCGCTTCCCTGGTGCGGGTCGGCCACGATGGCCCGGGCAGCAAAGCCCTGGCCGCGCCCCGGCCCGGGCTCATCATCTTCCTCATCGCCACCCCGATCGCGCTGATCCTGCTCGGCACCGTGGGCACCCTCGTGATCGACAAGAACAGCTTCTGGTACGGCGTCGCCTCCTTCGTTGGCACACCCGTGTTCGCCCTCCTCGTGGCCGTTGCGCTTTGCTTCTTCCTCCTGGCTGTCCGCCGCCAGTGGTCGCTGACGGAAACCGGCGAAATCTTTGAAGGAGCCTTGCCCCCGATCGCTTCCATCCTGATGGTGGTCGCAGCCGGCGGCGTCTTTGGCAGCGTCCTGCAGGTGAGCGGAATCGGCAAGGCACTTTCCGAATCCCTCGACACCCTCGGTGTGCCGCTGCTGCTGCTGGGCTTCATCATCTCCCTGGCCCTCCGCGCCGCCCAGGGCTCGGCCACGGTCGCGATCGTCACCACGGCCGGCCTGCTTTCCTCCGCCCTGGCGGGCGGCGGCTACACTCCGGCCCAGATTGCCGTGATCGTCATCGCCATCGGCTTTGGCTCCCTCGGCCTCTCCCACGTGACCGACGCCGGCTTCTGGGTGGTCGTCCGGTACTACGGGCTGAGCGTGGCTGACGGCCTCAAGACCTGGACCGTGCTCACCACAGTGCTGGGTCTGGCAGGTTTCGCCCTGACGTTCGTGGCCTGGATCCTGGTGGGAGGCCTGAGCGCCTGA
- a CDS encoding MFS transporter, translated as MPKDRSTTDSSAGVLNASGTNQGAPRGAKKPRLRRRRLRESDVNVVDQPMLKKALGGTIVGNTMEWYDVGVFGYLITTMGPVFLPEADKSVQTLFLLGTFAATFIARPLGGVVFGWLGDKVGRQKVLAATLMIMAASTFAVGLLPGYAQIGIWAAVLLVLFKVIQGFSTGGEYAGATTFVSEYAPDKRRGFFASFLDMGSYLGFAAGAALVSVLQLTLGQDTMEQWGWRIPFLLAGPLGLIAVYFRSKIEESPQFQATLDAQENLAKDASAADTAASKGPVGIVKAYWRSIIVAMILVAAANTAGYALTSYMPTYLTESKGYDEVHGTLLTIPVLVIMSLCIPLTGKLSDRIGRRPVLWIGAISTVVLATPAFLLIGVGEIWSTLAGLALIAFPVTFYVANLASALPAQFPTASRYGAMGIAYNFSVAIFGGTTPFIVAALINATGNDMMPAYYLMATSAIGAVAIYFLKESAQMPLPGSMPSVDTQAEARELVETQDENPLIDLEHMDMPLTAAEATEGDAGKVPAPA; from the coding sequence ATGCCCAAAGACCGAAGCACCACCGACTCTTCAGCTGGCGTTTTGAACGCCAGCGGAACTAACCAAGGCGCACCCAGGGGCGCCAAGAAACCGCGGCTGCGCCGCCGTCGACTCCGCGAGTCCGACGTCAACGTGGTCGATCAGCCCATGCTTAAGAAAGCACTCGGCGGCACCATCGTGGGTAACACCATGGAATGGTACGACGTCGGCGTGTTCGGCTACCTCATCACCACCATGGGACCGGTGTTCCTGCCTGAGGCGGACAAGTCCGTCCAGACCCTCTTCCTGCTCGGCACCTTCGCCGCCACCTTCATCGCCCGCCCCCTCGGCGGCGTTGTGTTCGGCTGGCTTGGCGACAAGGTCGGCCGGCAGAAGGTTCTCGCCGCGACCCTCATGATCATGGCGGCCAGCACCTTCGCCGTCGGCCTCCTGCCCGGCTACGCCCAGATCGGCATCTGGGCTGCGGTCCTGCTGGTCCTGTTCAAGGTGATCCAGGGCTTCTCCACCGGCGGCGAGTACGCCGGTGCCACCACCTTCGTGAGCGAGTACGCCCCGGACAAACGGCGCGGCTTCTTCGCCAGCTTCCTGGATATGGGCAGCTACCTCGGCTTCGCCGCCGGTGCCGCCCTGGTGTCCGTGCTGCAGCTGACCCTCGGCCAGGACACCATGGAGCAGTGGGGCTGGCGTATTCCGTTCCTGCTGGCCGGTCCGCTGGGCCTGATCGCTGTTTACTTCCGGAGCAAGATTGAGGAATCCCCCCAGTTCCAGGCCACCCTGGATGCCCAGGAGAACCTCGCCAAGGACGCCTCCGCCGCTGACACGGCCGCGTCCAAGGGACCGGTGGGCATTGTGAAGGCCTACTGGCGCTCCATCATCGTCGCCATGATCCTGGTTGCCGCGGCCAACACCGCCGGCTACGCCCTGACGTCGTACATGCCGACCTACCTGACCGAGTCCAAGGGCTACGACGAGGTGCACGGCACGCTGTTGACCATCCCTGTGCTGGTCATCATGAGCCTCTGCATCCCGCTGACCGGCAAGCTCTCCGACCGGATCGGCCGCCGCCCCGTGCTCTGGATCGGTGCCATCAGCACCGTCGTCCTGGCCACCCCGGCATTCCTGCTGATCGGCGTCGGTGAGATCTGGTCCACGTTGGCCGGCCTCGCCCTGATCGCCTTCCCGGTGACGTTCTACGTGGCCAACTTGGCGTCGGCGCTGCCGGCGCAGTTCCCGACGGCCAGCCGCTACGGCGCCATGGGCATTGCGTACAACTTCTCGGTTGCCATCTTCGGCGGCACCACGCCGTTCATCGTCGCGGCCCTGATCAACGCCACCGGCAACGACATGATGCCGGCCTACTACCTGATGGCCACCTCGGCGATCGGCGCCGTGGCGATCTACTTCCTCAAGGAATCCGCCCAGATGCCGCTCCCGGGCTCCATGCCCAGCGTGGACACCCAGGCCGAGGCCCGCGAGCTGGTTGAGACGCAGGACGAGAACCCGTTGATCGACCTCGAGCACATGGACATGCCGCTCACCGCGGCAGAGGCCACCGAAGGCGACGCCGGCAAGGTTCCGGCCCCGGCTTAA
- a CDS encoding SDR family oxidoreductase — protein MNTPAHGPSATASTALITGATAGLGAEFARQLAEQGHNVVLVARDVERLQARAQDLENRYGVRAEVLAADLADDGGVAAVVERLSDPARPVEILVNNAGMGLLRSFADNDIAEEKQHLRLHVQTAMELTHAALQGMLQRRSGRVINVASVAAFLPRETYSAAKAWLLSFSRWANLAYAGRGVKVTAVCPGFTHTEFHDRMGMDKTVAPRWMWLQAEQVVREGLADNEKGKAVSIPSKRYKILTAATRVLPARLVAGPPRRAK, from the coding sequence ATGAACACACCCGCTCACGGACCGTCCGCCACGGCCTCCACTGCCCTGATCACCGGCGCCACCGCAGGGCTCGGCGCCGAATTCGCCCGCCAGCTCGCGGAGCAGGGGCACAATGTGGTCTTGGTGGCGCGCGACGTGGAACGCCTGCAGGCCCGCGCCCAGGACCTGGAAAACCGCTATGGCGTCCGGGCTGAGGTGCTGGCTGCCGACCTGGCGGACGACGGCGGCGTGGCCGCCGTCGTCGAGCGCCTGAGTGATCCGGCGCGGCCGGTGGAGATCCTGGTCAACAACGCGGGAATGGGGTTGCTGCGTTCCTTCGCGGACAATGACATCGCCGAGGAAAAGCAGCACCTCAGGCTGCACGTCCAGACGGCGATGGAACTGACCCACGCCGCGCTGCAGGGGATGCTGCAAAGGCGCTCGGGCCGGGTCATCAACGTGGCGTCCGTGGCGGCGTTCCTGCCGCGCGAAACCTACTCCGCCGCGAAGGCCTGGCTGCTGAGCTTCAGCCGCTGGGCGAACCTCGCCTACGCCGGGCGCGGAGTGAAGGTGACGGCCGTCTGCCCCGGCTTCACGCACACCGAATTCCACGACCGGATGGGCATGGACAAAACGGTGGCCCCGCGGTGGATGTGGCTGCAGGCTGAACAGGTGGTCCGCGAAGGCCTGGCCGACAACGAAAAGGGCAAGGCCGTCTCCATCCCGAGCAAGCGCTACAAGATTCTCACCGCGGCGACGCGGGTGCTGCCGGCGCGGCTCGTGGCTGGCCCGCCGCGGCGCGCCAAGTAG
- a CDS encoding class II fructose-bisphosphate aldolase, producing MRVRLDSLVSAALKRGSAVPAFTCYDFTTALAVVAAAEDAGLGAILLVSPSTAATPAGLRLIAALRGLADVAGVPVAVQLDHASDLRVIADAAAAGADSVLVDGSSLDYEDNIALVRAARAALDGAGFAGEIVIEAELGGLAGDEDRAFGADAAGNAPAPGTAGLTDSAQVEDFVARTGAQLLAVAVGNVHGKYQGDPELRWDVLQDIAVRTRIPLVLHGASGIPAAELVKAASMNVGKVNFNTELRTGVLETLETHTAAHRRDGENLQGLLSEWGAAAGTFAATALATLSR from the coding sequence ATGCGTGTCCGTCTCGACTCCTTGGTCAGCGCAGCCCTGAAGCGGGGATCAGCCGTACCGGCCTTCACCTGCTACGACTTCACGACGGCGCTCGCCGTCGTGGCTGCGGCGGAGGACGCCGGCCTCGGCGCCATCCTGCTGGTCTCGCCGAGCACTGCTGCCACGCCGGCCGGGCTGCGGCTGATCGCCGCGTTGCGCGGCCTCGCCGACGTCGCCGGCGTTCCGGTGGCCGTCCAGCTGGACCACGCCTCCGATCTCCGGGTGATTGCCGACGCCGCGGCCGCAGGGGCGGACTCCGTCCTGGTGGATGGGTCGTCGCTGGATTACGAGGACAACATCGCCCTGGTCCGGGCGGCGCGCGCAGCCCTGGACGGCGCCGGCTTCGCCGGGGAGATCGTGATCGAGGCCGAGCTCGGCGGACTCGCCGGCGACGAGGACCGCGCCTTCGGAGCCGACGCCGCGGGCAATGCCCCGGCGCCCGGCACGGCGGGGCTCACCGACTCCGCGCAGGTGGAGGACTTTGTGGCCCGCACCGGCGCCCAGTTGCTGGCCGTCGCGGTGGGCAACGTCCACGGCAAATACCAGGGCGATCCTGAACTGCGCTGGGACGTGCTGCAGGACATCGCGGTGCGGACCCGCATTCCCCTCGTGCTGCACGGCGCCTCAGGCATCCCCGCGGCGGAACTCGTCAAGGCGGCCAGCATGAACGTGGGGAAGGTCAACTTCAACACGGAGCTGCGGACCGGCGTCCTGGAGACCCTCGAAACCCACACCGCAGCCCACCGGCGGGACGGCGAGAACCTTCAAGGACTGCTCTCCGAATGGGGCGCCGCGGCCGGGACCTTCGCAGCAACGGCACTGGCCACCCTCTCACGCTGA
- a CDS encoding acyltransferase: MADSARGPRAPRQQPADGAAFAVPERDLVIDLTRFFCLALVVIGHTMMVSPVLHPDGTVSSENTLGDQRWFEPVVWVLQVMPLFFVAGGITGLHSWRRLRGQGGNAFEFVQGRLLRLIRPAAVLLAVMFTGLWAARLSGVDPQVIQLLASGAGMPLWFLAAYLAAQLNLPWLAALHVRAPWLTLTVLVSLVVAVDCLRGALPQLAYANMVFLWCAVQQLGFLVADGKLRGLGPSGLLGMMAASNLVLGLLVVLRLYSGNMLVNLNPPNLTLFLLAVSQASALQLFRPLLARLAALGGVRSLLARAGRRSMTVYLWHLPLLAAMSGLLLLTDLPQPAGGTAAWWWTRPLVLLGVIVLLLPVLALFGRLEERPTAPGHPRARPAAAVVTAAGVVFIPVADAALNGLTVGLLGGGAACFALAVLLLGRVPAHNTDGGGSGGAGLPLPRPPLSANVEP, encoded by the coding sequence TTGGCAGATTCCGCACGCGGCCCACGGGCTCCACGGCAGCAGCCGGCGGACGGCGCGGCATTTGCTGTGCCGGAGCGTGACCTGGTCATCGACCTGACCCGGTTCTTCTGCCTCGCGCTGGTGGTCATCGGGCACACGATGATGGTGAGCCCGGTCCTGCACCCGGACGGCACCGTGAGTTCCGAAAACACCCTCGGCGACCAACGCTGGTTCGAGCCCGTGGTCTGGGTCCTGCAGGTGATGCCGCTGTTCTTCGTGGCAGGCGGCATCACCGGCCTGCATTCCTGGCGCCGGCTGCGGGGACAGGGCGGGAACGCCTTCGAGTTCGTCCAGGGCCGGCTGCTGCGGCTGATCCGGCCGGCCGCGGTCCTGCTGGCCGTGATGTTCACCGGCCTTTGGGCCGCGCGGCTCAGCGGCGTGGACCCCCAGGTGATCCAGCTGCTGGCCAGCGGCGCGGGCATGCCGCTGTGGTTCCTGGCAGCGTATCTGGCTGCGCAGCTGAACCTGCCATGGCTGGCCGCGCTCCACGTCCGCGCCCCCTGGCTGACCCTCACCGTCCTCGTCTCGCTCGTCGTGGCCGTGGACTGCCTCCGCGGGGCGCTGCCCCAGCTGGCCTACGCCAACATGGTGTTCCTGTGGTGCGCCGTGCAGCAGCTGGGCTTTCTCGTCGCCGACGGGAAGCTCCGGGGCCTCGGCCCCTCCGGGTTGCTCGGCATGATGGCGGCAAGCAACCTGGTGCTCGGCCTGCTGGTGGTGCTGCGCCTGTACTCGGGAAACATGCTCGTCAACCTCAACCCGCCCAATCTCACCCTGTTCCTCCTGGCGGTCTCCCAGGCCTCGGCGCTCCAGCTGTTCCGGCCCCTGCTGGCCCGGCTGGCGGCACTCGGCGGAGTCCGCAGTCTCCTGGCTCGTGCGGGCAGGCGTTCCATGACCGTCTACCTGTGGCACCTGCCCCTGCTCGCCGCCATGTCCGGACTGCTGCTGCTCACCGACCTGCCCCAGCCGGCCGGGGGGACCGCAGCCTGGTGGTGGACCCGGCCGCTGGTGCTGCTGGGCGTCATCGTCCTGCTGCTGCCGGTGCTGGCCCTGTTCGGTCGGCTGGAGGAACGGCCGACGGCGCCGGGCCACCCGCGTGCCCGGCCGGCCGCCGCCGTGGTGACGGCCGCCGGCGTCGTTTTCATCCCGGTCGCCGACGCGGCCCTCAACGGGCTCACGGTGGGGCTCCTTGGCGGCGGGGCGGCGTGCTTCGCGCTCGCCGTGCTGTTGCTGGGCCGCGTTCCGGCCCACAACACCGACGGAGGCGGATCCGGCGGAGCCGGACTGCCATTGCCACGCCCGCCATTAAGTGCCAATGTCGAACCATGA